Sequence from the Priestia megaterium genome:
TTAGCTAACCCTAGCATTGCAAATACTCCCCAGCCTACACCAATACTAATAATAATGCTGAGCTTATTTAACGTCCGGTGCGATAATAAATAAAAAGTCAGCAGCAAAATCGCAGCTGAAGCCAGCGCAATTGGAAGTTTAATAGCTGAATTCGTTTCTGTAATGCCAAACATTCCTTTTAAAAAGGAACCGCTGAGCTGCGTCACTAATAAAATTAAATATGTACCGGTAACTGTCGGGGTAAAGTATTTTGCTAGTTTATCAATGAGACCAAGCAGGCTCATCAAAATAGCAATTATCCCGCTTATAAGGAGGGTGAACTGCAGCACGCGGAGCGTTTCAGAGTGAGAACCAAACAGAACGGTTCCAAGACTCGCATACAGAGAAAAGACGCCCCACCAAACGCCAGCTGGCCCTTCCATGATTGGGTATTTATGCCCTATAAACACCTGCAAGAGCCCGGATAAAGCCAAAATAAATAACGTTCGCTGTAAAAATTGAATAGAATCCGCTGCGTTTAAATGAAACTGAGAGGCAATTACAATAGGAACAATCATACTATTAGAAATCATAAATAAAAACCATTGTAGTGAAGCAATGGAAACTCGAAACATTCTTAACACCTCAATTAATGCCGACGAGCGGCTGAATGAACCAACAGGCTGCTCTATTATTTTACCATGGGATTTCCAATTTGTAAGCGATATCTTGTTAAAAGGAGGATGAGTAAAGTGTCAAAAAATTCAATATATTGTTGTAAAAAGAAGAAAGATAATTTATAATTTTCTTACAATTATAAATTATAAACATAAGAATAATTTATAATGAACTGACTAACAGTCAAGGAAGGAGGAGGAATAAGACAAATGAAACTATACCTGTCAGTTGATATGGAAGGAATTACGGGACTCGTCGATCACACAAATGTTCTGCGACAGAAAGAAAATTACGAAAGAAGCCGCAAAATAATGACGGATGAAGCAAATGCAGTAATTTATGCAGGATTTAGAGAAAAGTGCTCAGAAGTTGTGGTAAATGACAGTCATTCGAGTATGAATAATCTCCTTGTTGAACGGCTTCATCCAGAAACTCAGCTTATTTCAGGGAGCGTAAAACCATATTCAATGGTACAGGGATTAGATCAGACTTTTGATGGTGCTATGTTTCTAGGGTATCATGCTAAAGCATCCATGCCTGGTGTCATGTCTCATTCGATGATATTTGGTGCTCGCAATATGTACATAGACGATACAAATATTGGAGAGGTAGGCTTCAACGCATACGTCGCAGGGTATTACGGCGTTCCAGTTTTAATGGTAGCCGGTGATGACCAAACGGCGCTGGAAGCACAGCAGCTTATTCCAAACGTGACGACTGCTATCGTCAAACAGGCCATTTCACGTTCTGCAGCCAAAACATTAACCCCTAAGAAAGCAGAACAATTACTTCAAGAAAAAACAGCCGCAGCTATTCAACACAAACACCTTGTTAAACCTTTAATTCCACCTAAACATCCAACCTTACGAATAGAATTTGCAAATTACGGTCAAGCAGAGTGGGCCCATTTAATGCCGGGCACAGAAATTGAGCCTGGAACGACGACCGTTCGGTTTCAAGCAAAAGATATTTTAGAAGCTTATCAGGCCATGCTTGTTATGACTGAATTAGCTACGCGCACAACATTCTGTTAGAAGGTGGGATAAAGGTGAAAAGTTATATTTTGAAACGATTTTTATCCATGCTTGTTACGCTGTGGGTAATTGTGACCTTAACCTTCTTTTTAATGCATTCGATTCCTGGATCTCCATTTAATGAAGAACGAGCGACAAGCGATGCAGTTCAAAAAAACCTGGAATCATTTTATCACTTAGATGAGCCGCTAGCTGTGCAATATATTCTTTATTTAAAATCCATTGTTACCTTTGACTTTGGTCCTTCCATTAAACAGCCGTCTCAAACGGTTAACGACCTTTTAGGAAGAGGGTTTCCAGTGTCATTTGAACTTGGAATGGTGACGTTAATTCTTGCGGTGATTTCCGGTATTACACTAGGCATTATCGCTGCTCTTAGAAGGAATGGAATGATTGATTACATTGCGATGAGTATAGCAGTTATCGGATTGTCGGTTCCAAATTTTGTTATGGCCACGTTGTTAATTCAACAGCTTTCTGTTAATTTGAAAATTTTACCTGCCGCTACGTGGACGAGCCCTTTACATATGATTCTTCCGACTCTAGCTCTTGCCACAGGTCCTATGGCTATTATTGCACGTTTGACTCGCTCAAGCATGATAGAAGTACTAACTCAAGATTATATTCGAACAGCGCGTGCAAAAGGGCTTTCGCCAGTGAAAATTGTATTTAAGCATGCGCTTAGAAATGCTTTAATGCCCGTTATAACAGTTCTTGGAACGATTGCAGCCAGCGTATTAACCGGCACATTTGTTATTGAACAAATCTTTGCTATTCCTGGCATGGGAAAATATTTTGTGGACAGTATTAATACGAGAGACTACCCGGTAATTATGGGCACTACGGTCTTTTACAGTTCGATTCTCATCATTATGCTTTTTTTAGTAGACATTGCTTACGGAATACTTGATCCACGAATCAAACTGCATAAGAAGGAGGGATAACGTGCTGGAAAAACAGGAGTATAAGCAAATTCCTGATGAGTGGTTTGTGCCAAAGAAAAAAAACAAATCTGAAGCTGAAGCAGTTGTAAGGCCGAGTCTTTCTTATTGGCATGATGCTTGGCGCAGGCTTATAAAAAACAAGTTGGCCATGCTGGGTCTCTTTTTTTTAGTCATTCTCGTTGTGATGGCTATATTCGGCCCTATGTTTTCACCCTACAGTGTAACGAAAGCTTCTTTTACAGAGCAAAACCTTCCTCCTTCAGCTAGTCATTGGTTTGGAACGGATGACTTAGGCAGAGATATGTACACTCGGACATGGTATGGAGCTAGAATCTCTTTATTTGTAGGACTGATGGCAGCGCTTATTGATTTTATCATCGGTGTCATTTACGGGGGATTCTCAGGCTATAAAGGCGGAAAAACAGATAATGTCATGATGCGTGTAATTGAAATTTTATACGGTCTTCCTTATTTATTAGTGGTGATTTTACTGATGGTAGTCATGGGCCCCGGGCTTTCTACGATCATTGTGGCACTTTCCGTTACAGGTTGGATCGGGATGGCGAGAATTGTACGGGGGCAAGTATTGCAAATAAAAAACTATGAATACGTGCTTGCATCCAAAACGTTTGGAACAAAAACTAGTCGTATCATTAAGCGGAACCTGCTTCCAAATACGATGGGACCGATTATCGTTCAAATGACACTAACCGTACCAACTGCCATTTTTGCTGAAGCTTTTTTAAGCTTTTTAGGGCTGGGTGTACAGGCTCCTTATGCTAGCTGGGGAGTAATGGCAAACGATGGTTTATCAACGATTCTATCAGGCTATTGGTGGCGTTTGTTTTTTCCCGCTTTTTTTATTTCTCTTACCATGTTTGCTTTTAATGTCCTTGGAGACGGACTGCAAGATGCACTTGATCCAAAATTAAGGAGGTAAGCAAATGGAAAAAATGATCCAAATCAAAAACTTACACGTACAGTTTTCAACTTACGGAGGGCAAGTTCAAGCTGTAAGAGGCGTTAGTTTTGATTTGCATAAAGGAGAAACACTAGCGATTGTCGGAGAGTCAGGGTGCGGAAAAAGCGTAACATCTCAAAGTATTATGAGGTTAATTCCGACACCTCCGGGCAGGATCACAAGCGGATCTATTTTATTTAAAGGCCAGGATTTAACGAAACTATCAGAAAAGAAAATGCGAGACATTCGAGGCGCTGATATTTCGATGATTTTTCAGGATCCTATGACTGCGCTTAATCCAACTCTTCGCGTAGGTGAGCAAATTTCAGAAAATATTATGCAACATGAAAACATCTCAAAAGAAAAAGCCAAAGAAAAAGCATTTGAAATGCTGGAGCTAGTCGGAATTCCAAATCCTAAAGAACGCCTAAAGCAATATCCTCATGAATTTAGCGGGGGAATGAGACAGCGTATTGTCATTGCAATGGCCCTTGTATGCAATCCCGAAGTGCTAATTGCTGATGAACCTACCACAGCTCTGGACGTCACGATACAAGCGCAGATTTTAGAATTGTTTAAGAATATTCAGCAGAAAACGGATGTCTCAATTGTTTTAATTACCCATGATTTAGGTGTAGTTGCTCAGGTAGCTGACCGTGTTGCCGTAATGTATGCAGGAAAGATTGTAGAAATTGGAACAAGAAGAGACATCTTTTATACGCCACAGCATCCGTATACAAAAGGATTGCTGCGTTCAGTTCCTCGGTTAGATTTATACGAAAGTGAGCTTGTGCCTATTGCAGGATCACCTCCCGATTTATTTGCACCTCCATCCGGATGTTCGTTCGCACCTCGCTGTCCTTACGTAATGGAAGTGTGTGATCGCATGTATCCTGTGTCGACAAAGCTGAAAGAAAGTCACCAAGTGCACTGCTGGCTTCAAGATGAGAGAGCCCAAAAATTTGTAACAACTATAAGCTAGATTTATAGATGAATAGAGAACTTATGAAAGAGGGGGAAATGATGAAAAAAATAGGGTCTTTACTAATGATGTGTGTACTTATATTTGCACTTGCTGCCTGTACGGCCACAAAAGATTCAGGCGCGGAGCCAGAAAAGAAGAGCAGTACAGCAAAAGAAGACGGTAAGGTCCTTTATATGAATAATGGCGCAGAACCTACGTCTTTTGATCCACCTATTGGGTTTGATTCATATTCTTGGAATATGCTTAATAACTTAATGGAAGGGCTGACTCGTTTAGGGAAAAGCGATGAGCCTGAAGGAGCAATGGCCGAGAAATGGGATATCTCTGAGGACAAAAAGGTCTATACGTTTCATTTACGAAAAGATGCTAAATGGTCAAATGGAGATGACGTGAAAGCAAGTGATTTTGTATTTGCTTGGAAGAGGCTTTTAGATCCTAAGACTGGTTCTCCAGCGGCATTTTTAGGTTATTTCATCCAAGGTGGAGAAGAATTTAATACGGGTAAAGGTAGTGCTGATCAAGTAGGGGTAAAAGCGCTAGATGACAAAACCTTTGAAGTTACGCTTAAAAGTCCTCAAGCCTATTTCTTAAGCGTAGTTTCCAATCCAGCGTTCTTCCCAATTAATGAAAAAGTAGCAACAAAAAATCCGAAATGGTTTGCAGAAGCAGATTCATTTGTTGCTAATGGTCCCTTCAAATTAACTAAATGGAAGCATAACAGTAATCTAGTAATGGAAAGAAACGATCAGTATTGGGATGCTGAAAATGTAAAGCTAGAAAAGGTAAAATGGGCAATTGTTGAAAATACAAACACAGAATATCAAATGTATCAAAATGGAGAACTAGATGTTTCTGAAATTCCATCGGATTTAAGTGAAAAGCTGTTGAAAGATGGAGATGTTCATATCGAAGACCAAGCAGGAACTTACTTCTACCGCTTTAACTTAGATAAAGAGCCCTTTCAAAACAAAAATATCCGTAAAGCATTTGCAATGGCTGTAGATCAAGATCAAATTGTTAATTTTGTTACAAAAAATAAAGAAAAACCAGCTCGCGGGTTCGTATCTTACGGATTTAAAGATGTAGATGGAAAGGATTTCCGGAAAACGGGCGGCGACTTATTAAAAACAGACGGCAAAGAAGCAAAAGCACTTCTGAAAAAAGGAATGAAAGAAGAAGGATATAAAAAGCTGCCAGCTATTACGCTAACATACAGTACAGACGATACGCATAAAAAAATAGCAGAAGCACTGCAGCAAATGTTCAAAGAAAATCTAGGCGTAGATGTGAAGCTTGCCAATATGGAATGGAATGTTTTCCAAGAAGAACAAAAAGCGTTAAAGTTTCAGCTGTCACGAAGTTCATTTTTAGCTGATTATGCAGATCCAATTAACTTTTTAGAGAGCTTCCAGACGGGTCATTCAATGAACCGTACAGCTTGGAGCAATAAAGAATATGATGAGTTAATTAAACAAGCTATGAACGAAACGGATAATAAAAAACGTTTTGAGCTTATGTATAAAGCAGAAGGTATTTTATTTGATGAGATGCCGATCATCCCTATCCATTTCTACAACTATGTGTTTTTAATCAAAGATAACGTATCTGGAATTGTTCGTCATCCTGTTGGCTATTTAGATTTGAAGTGGGCAGATAAACAGTAAAGTGGAACTTTTCGTCAGAGGGGATTTCAATTCCCTTCTGACCCAAGTTTCACTTTCTTCATTTCTTTACACAAAAGGAGTGTAACAAATGATAAAACCAAAACGATTACAAAAAGGTGATACAGTAGCTGTTATTGCACCTGCTAGTCCGCCTAATCAGCACAATCTAAAAAAAGGAATAGAATATTTAAAGGAAATAGGATTAAACGTAGTAACAGGCGCGCATTTATATAAAAAAAACGGGTACTTGGCAGGGACTGATGAACAGCGAGCAGCCGATATACATGCGATGTTTGCCAATAAGGAAGTAAAGGCAATTATCTGTGCATGCGGAGGGTACGGGACTGCTAAGCTTGCCTCGCAATTAAACTACGATTTAATTAAGCGAAACCCAAAGATTTTTTGGGGATATAGCGATATTACGTTTTTACATACGGCTATTCATCAGCGCACAGGTTTGGTTACCTTTCACGGGCCAATGCTTTCGTCGGATATCGGAAAAGAAGATGTTCATATAGAGACAAAGCAAGCTTTTTATCAATTATTTTCTCACCGTTCTTTTTGTTATACGGATCAAATTAGTCCGCTCGACACTATTTGTGAAGGAGAAGCAACTGGTCAGCTGATAGGAGGAAATCTTACTTTGCTGGTAAGCACGCTTGGCACACCATTTGAACTAGATACAAAAAATCGAATTTTATTTATTGAAGATATTGATGAAGAGCCGTATGAAATTGACCGCATGATGACACAGCTGTATATGGCCAATAAACTGCAGGATGTAGCGGGAATTATTATCGGAGATTTTCATAACTGCTATCCTAAAAAACGTACGGAGTCACTTTCATTAGAAGAGGCATTAACAAGTTACCTGACTTCTTTAAAAAAGCCTGTTATGAGAGGGTTTCGCATCGGGCATTGCTCTCCTCAAACAGCTGTGGCGATTGGAAGTTATGCCACGATGTCGACTTATGAACGAATGGTGGAATTTGAAACCGGTATTACATTACCAAAAAATAAAGTCGAACGCTGAAGGTTAAACCTGCGGGGAGGATAAATAAGTGGTGGATAAAAAAACGTATTACGTTTGTGTAGCTGTGGCGACTGTTTGGACTTCCTATGACTCTAGCAGAGAAATAGATGACAATGCAATAAGTGTCCCAGTAAAACTGGATAAATGGCTAGAACAATTAACGTATACACGTCGGTTGGAGCTTTGTGAGGGAAATTTAGTTCAAACGCAGCTGTTACTAGGAGAAGAAGTATATGTAACGGAAATGAAAGGTAAATGGGCAAAAATCGTTATTCCCTCTCAGTTTTCTTCTAAAGATGAAAGAGGATATCCCGGGTGGGTTCCTTCCCACCAACTGATTTCTCAAGCTGAATATTTTCCATTGAATAAACCAACGGCAGTGGTATCAGCAACGATTGCGACACTGCATCTAGCGGAAGAAGCCTTGCAAATTAGTTATCAAACACAGCTGCCTCTTTTAAAAGAAGATAAAGAATGGCTAGAAGTTCAAACGCCAGTTGGCAGTGGGAGAATAAAACGTCAAGATGCTGTTGTAATAGAGGATAGAAACCGTAAAGTGACAAAAGGAACTGGGGATATGATTATTGCAGCAGGAGAACAATTTTTGAATCTTCCATATTTATGGGGTGGCATGAGTGCCTGGGGATATGATTGTTCCGGGTTTGCCTATGCTACTCATAAAGCAAACGGATATCTTATTCCAAGAGATGCCACCGATCAAGCAAGGCAAGGAAAAGAAGTAGGGTTAGCCTCTATTCAACCTGGAGATTTGCTGTTTTTCGCTCATGAAAAAGGTGAAGGGTCTATCCACCATGTTGGTATTTATTATGGTAAAGGAAAAATGCTTCATTCACCTAAAACAGGTAAAACCGTTGAACTGATTGAATTAAAAGGAACGCTTTATGAAGAAGAGCTGTGCGCAGCCCGGCGCTATTATTAGGAGGTGGCAGTTATGACAACGAAGCATTTGTTAGAAGTAAAGCAGCTGAGCAAATATTTTTCGATTACGAATAAGCAGGTTTTGAAAGCAGTAGACGGCGTGTCTTTTCATATTTCAAAAGGAGAAACCTTTGGACTTGTTGGTGAATCCGGCTGCGGAAAATCAACTGCCGGGCGAACAATCATTGGGTTGTATAACCGTACATCAGGAGAGGTGCTTTATAAAGGGAAAAACGTGCATGAGCTATCAGAGAAAGAAAAATTTGCTTTTCATCGTAATATGCAAATGATTTTTCAAGATCCATATGCTTCACTAAACCCTCGTTCTACCGTGAAGGAGATTATCTCAGAACCAATGGAGGTTCACGGACTTTATTCGAATAAAAAAGAGATGCTTAACCGCGTGTATGGGCTGCTAGAAGATGTCGGGCTAAATCGTGATCATGCTAATCGCTATCCTCATGAATTCAGCGGCGGGCAGCGCCAGCGTATAGGAATTGCGAGAGCTTTAGCACTAAATCCAGAATGCATTATTGCAGACGAACCTATTTCTGCTTTAGATGTGTCTGTACAGGCTCAAGTAGTTAATTTATTAAAAAAACTCCAAAAAGAAAAAGGGTTAACTTATTTATTTATTGCACATGACTTGTCGATGGTAAAGCATATAAGCAATCGTATCGGAGTTATGTATTTAGGGCATTTAGTAGAATTAACAACAAGTTCGGAGCTGTATCAAAAACCGTTTCACCCTTACACTCAAGCTCTACTGTCAGCTATTCTTATCCCTGATCCTGACGTTGAGGATAATCGGAAGCGAATTGTTCTTAAAGGAGAATTGCCAAGCCCAATGAACCCGCCCTCGGGCTGCGTGTTTAATACGCGCTGTCCTCTTGCAGTAGCAGCCTGTAAGACTCAAAAACCAGAGTGGCAGGAAGTTGAAGAAAATCATTTTGTGGCCTGTCACTTGTACAATCAAAAGATAATAAGTAACAACTATATTGAAACAGCTGCGACAAAATGATGGAAAAAGCAAGGGTGAAAATAGAAGATGCAGTTACTAAATGGAAGCGGAGTAATAATGGACTTATACGCATTCATATTGAAGGAAAAGAATCCATACAGGTTAATTCTTTTATCCAACAAAGAGCAGCAAGTACAATCAAGCTGCTGCTCGCAATAGAAGCGTTTCGTCAAATTGATGAGGGCATCTTGACTTTAACATCTGTCATTCAAAGAACGGAAAAAAACACGGTTGGCGGAGCAGGCGTACTTGGAGCTCTTCCGCGGTTAACACATATTAAAGTGGAAGAGCTGCTTACCCTTATGATAATTGTTTCTGACAACACAGCTACAAATGAGCTCATTTCTTTAGTAGGATTTGAAAAAATTAACGAATGTGCTAGAAATCTAGGATTAAAGAAAACGGTTTTAAACCGCTATATGATGGACGAAATCGCTGTTGAAAAAGGGGTTGATAATTATACGTGTGCCTCTGACGTAGTAAAGTGTCTAAGGGAAATATATGAAGGAAACCTTTTGAAAAAATCTAGTCACGAAAAAATAATGAGAATGTTAGAAATGCAGCAGTTTCAGCATAAGCTTCCAGCACGTATAGGATCAGCGTTTCAAGCTGCGAATAAGACTGGAGAACTACAGGGAGCAGAACATGATAGTGCTATTCTCATGCGAGGTAACGAAACGTATTATGCCGTTGTTTTGATAGATGGACTAAGTGACAATGAACAGGGAAGGAGATTGATTGCTGATATTGGATACCTCCTGTCATCTAACATCTAAAATCTTTTGACCATATACTTCAATAAGCGGGATTGGTTTGGTCCCTTTTATATAATGTCTTCTATCAAAGAGAAACTCACATTTACTAATAATAAATGCTTGTCTTCTCAAATTTTGGCGAGACCATTGTTTGCTGTGCTGGATTTGTGCTAGTAATAGATACACATGTTCTTTTTCATAAAATTTTATGAAAAAATAATGATAAATCATTCATCCTATACCAACTTATTCATATTTTTTATATAATAGAATAATAGTATATATTTTAAACGAATAGTGAATGTCTATGCAAAGCAGCAAGGAGCATGAAATTATTCGATTCATAAATGGTGGTGTATGTATGGCAAACGAACATGTAATGATAGATATTATAAAAGCATTTAAGCGCAATTCAACTGAATCCATTGCCATGGATTTAATTAAGGAAGTGCGAGGGACATTTAGTCCATTACCTAAATATATAGCGGATTTAATTGATGAGCTGAGAAAATTAAATTTAAAAGACGAAGTGATCAGTGTAATCTTGTATCAATCTGTATATGTGGCAGATCATCAATTTAATATTAAAGATACCATTACCAATCGTCAATTTGTAAAAGATACGATTGAAATGGGCAGAAGATGGGTGCATCAGTACGGCCGAATTGAAACAGTAGAAGAAGCAATTCATATTGCAGAGCAAGTATCTACAAAAGAGGACTTGCCTCATCATTTGCAAACAGCAACAATTGACGAAAAAATTACGCTTGAGGTGCAGCTTGATCATCAAACGTATGAAATGTTAAAAAATATAGCGGTTTATTATGATCATCATTCCTATGAACAGTCAATGACTGTAGCAATTAATCGTTTATATACGCAGCTGCGCGATGCACAATCAAAAAATAGTTAAATGTCAAATCTCACATGTTCCGTGCACCATGTGAGATTTTTTAAGAGGTGAAAGAGGCACAGATGAAAATGTCTTGCTCCATCATTCATCAAAAGGAGGGAGAACATTGATGAGGGTATATTTATCTCCTCTTCAAAAAAAAGATGCTTCTAAAGTTTTTGCATATTGGTCGGATGAAGAGGTTACTAGATATATGAATATTGAGCCCTTTACGACGCTTTATCAGGCGGAAAGCATGATTGCACTTCTACAAAGTTTGATGAAAGAAGGGAAAGCAACACGCTATTCTATTCGATTAAAGACTTCAGATGAGATCATTGGAACCTGCGGTCTAAACCGTATTGATTATGTTAAAAAGCAAGCAGAGATAGGGTATGATTTAGGCAGACCTTTTTGGAAAAAAGGCCTCATGACAGAAGCGCTCTGCCTTTTGCTGGAAAAAGCTTTTGAAGAGTTTCATATAAAGGAGATTGAAGCAAAAGTTGATCCTAATAATAAAGATTCAATTACTCTTTTAAAAAAATTCTCGTTTCAACTAGAAGAGGCGTATGAGTCAGATGATTGTACTTGTTTATACACCGTCAACAAGGAAAAAGTGAGCGCGATATTGTCAGGACGTTCAAAAGATAAGAAGTAAATCAAGCAGAAGTTCTTTTGAAATAGTAAATATTTTTAGGCCTTAACCGATAACAAAGAAAAGAACGAATTGAAGGAAGGTCATGAATGAATCATCATACACATTTACTAGAAGGGACGTACAATGAGTTACTCGTTACACTCTCTTTCCTTATCGCTATTACTGCGGCGTACGCTTCTTTTGGGTTAGCTAATCGTGTGAAAATTTCCCGGGCAAAATTTATTCAGTTTTGGTTAATCAGCGGGGCATTTACATTGGGAGTAGGCATTTGGTCAATGCATTTTATCGCAATGCTTGCTTTTCACTTGCCCGTAGATGTTTCATACAATTTATGGTATGTTCTTCTCTCAATCTTGGGAGCGATAACGGGATGTTATATAGGCCTCTACCTCATTCACAAACAAAAGAAAAGCATGAAGGCACTCACCATTGCAGGGAGCTTTATGGGAGCTGGAATTGTTTTTATGCACTATTCCGGCATGATGGCAATGGAGCCAGTTATGATTTCCTATGATCCATTTATTGTTTTTCTCTCTATTCTTATTGCTGTTGCTGCTTCTAATACAGCTTTGTGGCTTGGTTTTTACTCAAAGCTAAATGAAGGGAAGCTTACCGTTTTTGCTAAGCTTATTTGTTCTACTATTATGGGCATTGCTATTGCTGGTATGCACTATACGGGCATGCAGGCAGCTTCTTTTTCAGGGATGTCAATGTCTGAACAATCAAACGGTTTTGCCTTAAATCCAATATATTTATCCGCCGTTATTATTTTTTTTATTGTCTGCCTATTTACGGCTGTGTTTTTAACCATTTTTATGGATCGACGCGTACAAAAACAAGAAGTTTTAAAATGGGCTTTTTTTGAATCTGCCCTGGATGCTATTTTGGTGATTGATGAAAAAAGACATGTTTTATCGCTCAATTATGCAGCAGAAACGCTTTTCTCTCTTAAAGCATCAGATGTAATCGGGAGTGATGTTGTTAAGCTGCTGCCCTTCTATAAATTTTCTTCTCTACAAGACGGACGAACTGAGCACTCCCTTTTGATAAGTAATAGAGAAGTTACGGTTGAGATAACGGTGATGGCGGTAGCGATTGAAGAGACGGTTGAGTATATGCTGTATATCCGCAATATGACGCAAGAGCGTGAAGCGGAAAAAACGTTGATTGAAGCAAAAAATCGCTATGAAAACTTGTTTTACTCCTCTCCATTGGCAATTATGGTCCATCGAGAAGAAGAGGTCGTTTCTGTTAATGATGCTATGATTCAGCTTTTAGGAGTAACGGAAGACCAGCTCGTTGGTAAATCGTTATATGATTTCTTCTCATCTGAACAAGTTCCTGATATTAAAAAAGGATTGAAGGCAGTAAAAGATAGAAAAGATGAGCCAAGACCTCCATTAGCTCAGTTGAAAATGTTTAATGCGTTAGGTAAGGAACTCTTTTTAGAAGTAAAATCTACGCTCATTCAAATTAATGGAGAGACGCTTTTTCAGACAGTAACTAGAGATGTAACGGAGCAGAAAAAAGCTCAAGAATCGCTTCAATATATGGCTTTTCACGATATGCTAACAGATTTACCAAATCGAAGTATGTTTTCAAACATTGTAGAGAAATCCATTGATTCAGCAGCTGCTTCAGGAAAAAAGCTTCATTTCTTATTTTTAGACCTAGATCG
This genomic interval carries:
- a CDS encoding peptide ABC transporter substrate-binding protein translates to MKEGEMMKKIGSLLMMCVLIFALAACTATKDSGAEPEKKSSTAKEDGKVLYMNNGAEPTSFDPPIGFDSYSWNMLNNLMEGLTRLGKSDEPEGAMAEKWDISEDKKVYTFHLRKDAKWSNGDDVKASDFVFAWKRLLDPKTGSPAAFLGYFIQGGEEFNTGKGSADQVGVKALDDKTFEVTLKSPQAYFLSVVSNPAFFPINEKVATKNPKWFAEADSFVANGPFKLTKWKHNSNLVMERNDQYWDAENVKLEKVKWAIVENTNTEYQMYQNGELDVSEIPSDLSEKLLKDGDVHIEDQAGTYFYRFNLDKEPFQNKNIRKAFAMAVDQDQIVNFVTKNKEKPARGFVSYGFKDVDGKDFRKTGGDLLKTDGKEAKALLKKGMKEEGYKKLPAITLTYSTDDTHKKIAEALQQMFKENLGVDVKLANMEWNVFQEEQKALKFQLSRSSFLADYADPINFLESFQTGHSMNRTAWSNKEYDELIKQAMNETDNKKRFELMYKAEGILFDEMPIIPIHFYNYVFLIKDNVSGIVRHPVGYLDLKWADKQ
- a CDS encoding ABC transporter ATP-binding protein, with protein sequence MEKMIQIKNLHVQFSTYGGQVQAVRGVSFDLHKGETLAIVGESGCGKSVTSQSIMRLIPTPPGRITSGSILFKGQDLTKLSEKKMRDIRGADISMIFQDPMTALNPTLRVGEQISENIMQHENISKEKAKEKAFEMLELVGIPNPKERLKQYPHEFSGGMRQRIVIAMALVCNPEVLIADEPTTALDVTIQAQILELFKNIQQKTDVSIVLITHDLGVVAQVADRVAVMYAGKIVEIGTRRDIFYTPQHPYTKGLLRSVPRLDLYESELVPIAGSPPDLFAPPSGCSFAPRCPYVMEVCDRMYPVSTKLKESHQVHCWLQDERAQKFVTTIS
- a CDS encoding C40 family peptidase, which produces MDKKTYYVCVAVATVWTSYDSSREIDDNAISVPVKLDKWLEQLTYTRRLELCEGNLVQTQLLLGEEVYVTEMKGKWAKIVIPSQFSSKDERGYPGWVPSHQLISQAEYFPLNKPTAVVSATIATLHLAEEALQISYQTQLPLLKEDKEWLEVQTPVGSGRIKRQDAVVIEDRNRKVTKGTGDMIIAAGEQFLNLPYLWGGMSAWGYDCSGFAYATHKANGYLIPRDATDQARQGKEVGLASIQPGDLLFFAHEKGEGSIHHVGIYYGKGKMLHSPKTGKTVELIELKGTLYEEELCAARRYY
- a CDS encoding S66 peptidase family protein; this translates as MIKPKRLQKGDTVAVIAPASPPNQHNLKKGIEYLKEIGLNVVTGAHLYKKNGYLAGTDEQRAADIHAMFANKEVKAIICACGGYGTAKLASQLNYDLIKRNPKIFWGYSDITFLHTAIHQRTGLVTFHGPMLSSDIGKEDVHIETKQAFYQLFSHRSFCYTDQISPLDTICEGEATGQLIGGNLTLLVSTLGTPFELDTKNRILFIEDIDEEPYEIDRMMTQLYMANKLQDVAGIIIGDFHNCYPKKRTESLSLEEALTSYLTSLKKPVMRGFRIGHCSPQTAVAIGSYATMSTYERMVEFETGITLPKNKVER
- a CDS encoding ABC transporter permease; amino-acid sequence: MRRRDNVLEKQEYKQIPDEWFVPKKKNKSEAEAVVRPSLSYWHDAWRRLIKNKLAMLGLFFLVILVVMAIFGPMFSPYSVTKASFTEQNLPPSASHWFGTDDLGRDMYTRTWYGARISLFVGLMAALIDFIIGVIYGGFSGYKGGKTDNVMMRVIEILYGLPYLLVVILLMVVMGPGLSTIIVALSVTGWIGMARIVRGQVLQIKNYEYVLASKTFGTKTSRIIKRNLLPNTMGPIIVQMTLTVPTAIFAEAFLSFLGLGVQAPYASWGVMANDGLSTILSGYWWRLFFPAFFISLTMFAFNVLGDGLQDALDPKLRR
- a CDS encoding ABC transporter permease translates to MKSYILKRFLSMLVTLWVIVTLTFFLMHSIPGSPFNEERATSDAVQKNLESFYHLDEPLAVQYILYLKSIVTFDFGPSIKQPSQTVNDLLGRGFPVSFELGMVTLILAVISGITLGIIAALRRNGMIDYIAMSIAVIGLSVPNFVMATLLIQQLSVNLKILPAATWTSPLHMILPTLALATGPMAIIARLTRSSMIEVLTQDYIRTARAKGLSPVKIVFKHALRNALMPVITVLGTIAASVLTGTFVIEQIFAIPGMGKYFVDSINTRDYPVIMGTTVFYSSILIIMLFLVDIAYGILDPRIKLHKKEG
- a CDS encoding M55 family metallopeptidase; amino-acid sequence: MKLYLSVDMEGITGLVDHTNVLRQKENYERSRKIMTDEANAVIYAGFREKCSEVVVNDSHSSMNNLLVERLHPETQLISGSVKPYSMVQGLDQTFDGAMFLGYHAKASMPGVMSHSMIFGARNMYIDDTNIGEVGFNAYVAGYYGVPVLMVAGDDQTALEAQQLIPNVTTAIVKQAISRSAAKTLTPKKAEQLLQEKTAAAIQHKHLVKPLIPPKHPTLRIEFANYGQAEWAHLMPGTEIEPGTTTVRFQAKDILEAYQAMLVMTELATRTTFC